GCCGCGACAGCAGGTGATCGAGTTCGGCCACCACCCAGTCCGGCTCGATCGCGGCGTTGGTCAACGACCAGACCTTCTCGGTATCCAGAAGCGTGGCCGACAACACCCACGGCGGCGGCTTCGAGGCCAGCGCCGATCCCGGAAACAGCTGGAAGCGGCGCCCGCGCGGGCCTTCGTAGGTCGCCGCGCGGCGCTTGTCGCGCTCCGGCAGCGCGTGCCCGACCTGTGTCGGCAGCCCCGCCAGCAGCGAGCGGTGCAGCAGCACGAAGCGGTCGGGTTGGTCCTTCGCGGAGGGTGCACGTCCACCCGCGCTTTCCGAAGGCGCGGGACTCTCGCCGGTGTCGGCTTCCTCCTCCCAGCCGAGGCCTTCGCACTGCAGCTTCAGCTGGCGGTGCAGCTCGCGCCATTCGCGCATGCGCAGGAAGCCGAGGAAATGACGCTCGCACCACTTGCGCAGCTGCGACTGGGTCATCTCTTCGTGCGCGTCGCGATAGGCACGCCAGAGGTTGAGGATGGCGACGAACTCGGACTTCGGGTCGCGGAACAGCGCGTGCGCGGTGTCGGCCGCCGCGCGCTGGTCGGCCGGGCGTTCGCGCGGGTCCTGGATGCCGAGGAAGCTGGTGATCGCCAGCATCTCGCGCAGGCAGCCGTGGCCGTGCGCGGCGACCAGCATGCGCGCCAGCTTCACGTCGACCGGCAGCCGCGCCATCAGCTTGCCGATGGCGGTGAGCTCGCGACGCGCATCCACCGCGCCGAGCTCGGTCAGCTGCTGCCAGCCGTCGGCGATGGCGCGCGGATCGGGCGGCTCCAGGAACGGGAACTCCTCGATCGTGCCCAGGCCCAGCGACAGCATGCGCAGGATCACCCCGGCCAGCGCCGCGCGGCGGATCTCCGGGTCGGTGAATGCCGGCCGCGCCGCGAAATCCTCCTCGGCGTACAGCCGGTAGCAGGTGCCGGGCGCGATGCGGCCGCAGCGGCCGGCGCGCTGGTTGGCGCTGGCCTGGCTGACCGGTTCGATGTGCAGGCGGTCGAGCTTCTGCCGCGGGCTGTAGCGCTTGACGCGCGCCAGACCCGGATCGACCACGTAGTGCGTGCGCGGCACGGTGAGCGAGGTCTCGGCGACGTTGGTCGCCAGCACGATGCGCCGCTGCGGGCCCGGGTTGAACACCCGGTCCTGGTCGCGCACCGACAGCCGCGCGTACAGCGGCAGCACTTCGGTGTGGCGGTACTTGCGGCCTTCCAACGCGCGGTGGGCGTCGCGGATCTCGCGCTCGCCGGGCAGGAACACCAGCACGTCGCCGCCCATGCCGCGGCCGCCCTGCAGGATCTCGTCGCAGGCGGCCACGATGCCGTCGGTCACCGTGGGCGCGTCGGGCCGGTAGCGCACCTCGACCGGATAGCCGCGGCCTTCCACGTTGACCACCGGCGCTTCGTTGAAGTGCGCCGAGAAGCGCGCGGTGTCGATGGTGGCCGAGGTCACCACCAGTTTCAGGTCGGGGCGTTTGGCGAGCAGCTGCTTCAGGTAGCCGAGCAGGAAGTCGATGTTGAGGCTGCGCTCGTGCGCCTCGTCGATGATCAGCGTGTCGTAGCGCGACAGCCAGCGGTCGGACTGGATCTCGGCCAGCAGGATGCCGTCGGTCATGAACTTGATCGCGGTCTGCTCGCCGACGTTCTCGGTGAAGCGCACCTGGTAGCCGACCGCGCCGCCCAGCGGCACCTGCAGCTCCTCGGCTACGCGGCGCGCCACGGCGCGCGCGGCGATCCGCCGCGGCTGGGTGCAGCCGATCATCCCGGCCGCGCCGCGCCCCGCGGCCAGGCACAGCTTGGGCAGCTGGGTGGTCTTGCCGGAGCCGGTCTCGCCGGCCACCACCACCACCTGGTGGCTGCGCAGCAGGGCGACGATGGTGTCGCCTTCGGCCGCGATCGGCAGGTCCGGATCGACCTCGGCCTGCGGCAGCGCTTTCGCGCGCGCCTCGCGTGTCGCCACCGAACGCGCCAGGGCCTCGGCAAACGCGGCCTCGCGGGCGGCATCCGCCGGCATTGCACGCCAGCGCGCCAGCAGCCCGAGCAGGCGGCCACGGTCGCGGGTCAGCGCGCCGTCCACCGCGGCACGCGCACCGCGCATTGACGCGGTGCTTGCAGCCGCGTGGCTAGACTCCTTCTGTTTCATGCAGATCCGATACGCGGCCCGGGCCGATCACGTGTGTCCATCGTGCCCATTGTCGCGTGCAATCAACGAGAGGAAACCCCGATGGCCAAGACCAAGACGAAGACCACCAACAAAACCGCCGCCACCCGCGCAAGGGCCGCCGACCCGGCCGCGTCTCCTGGCCCAACCTCGATGGCGCCCAACGTCGACATCGGCATCTCCGACAAGGACCGCAAGACGATCTCCCAGGACCTGTCGCAGTTCCTGTCCGACAGCTTCACGCTGTACCTGAAGACCCACAACTTCCATTGGAACGTCACCGGCGCGATGTTCAATTCGCTGCATGCGATGTTCATGGACCAGTACACCGAGCAGTGGAATGCGCTGGACGAGACCGCCGAGCGCATCCGTGCGCTGGGCTACAACGCCCCCGGCTCGTACGCGGAGTTCATCCGACTGAGCTCGATCACCGAAGAGCCGGGCCTGACCGAAGCCCCGGACTGGCGCGAGATGGTGCGCCAGCTGGTGGTCGGCAACGAGGCCGTGTGTCGCACCGCGCGCCGCGCCCTGTCGCACGCCGACGATGCCGGCGACGACCCCACCGTGGACCTGCTCACCCAGCGCCTGGTGGTCCACGAAAAGAACGCCTGGATGTTGCGCTCGCTGCTGCAGTAGGCCCGCCGCGCCGGATCCTTCCGGTGGCCGCCAATGGAGACGCCCGACCCCCGTGTCGGGCGTCTTCGCACCGGGTCGCGGGACGGCGGGCGCGTATCCTTGTCGCATGAGTGACAACGCCCACCAGGTGCTGCGCGGGGTTTTCGGCCACGACGCCTTCCGCGGCCAGCAGGCCGCCATCATCGAGCACGTCGCCGGCGGCGGCGATGCGCTGGTCCTGATGCCCACCGGCGGCGGCAAGTCGCTGTGCTACCAGGTGCCGGCGCTGCTGCGCGAGGGCACTGCGGTGGTGATTTCGCCGCTGATCGCGCTGATGCAGGACCAAGTGGAGGCGCTGCGCCAGCTGGGCGTCAACGCGGCGTTCCTCAATTCCACCCTCGATGGCGCCGAAGCGGCCGCCGTCGAGCGCCAGCTGCGCGAGGGCACGCTGGACCTGCTGTATGTCGCGCCGGAGCGCCTGCTGACCCCGCGCTTCATGGCATTGCTCGACGCCAGCCGCATCGCGCTGTTCGCGATCGACGAGGCGCATTGCGTCTCGCAGTGGGGCCACGACTTCCGTCGCGAATACCGCGAACTGACCGTGCTCCACGAGCGCTGGCCGCAGGTGCCGCGCATCGCGCTCACCGCCACCGCCGATCCGCCCACCCAGCGCGAGATCGCCGAGCGCCTGCAGCTCGAGGATGCGCGCCACTTCACCAGCTCCTTCGACCGGCCGAACATCCGCTACACCGTGGTCAACAAGGACAACGGCCGCCGCCAGTTGCTCGACTTCATGGCCGGCCATCGCGGCGAGGCCGGCATCGTGTACTGCCTGTCGCGCAACAAGGTCGGCAAGACCGCCGAGCTGCTGCAGGAGGCGGGTATCGACGCCCTGCCCTACCACGCGGGCCTGGACGCCGCGGTGCGCGCCGCCAACCAGCGCCGCTTCCTGCTCGAGGACGGCGTGGTGATGGTGGCCACCATCGCCTTCGGCATGGGCATCGACAAGCCCGACGTGCGCTTCGTGGCGCACATGGACCTGCCCAAGTCGATCGAGGGCTACTACCAGGAAACCGGGCGCGCCGGCCGCGACGGCGACCCGGCCGACGCCTGGATGTGCCACGGCCTGGGCGACGTGGTGCTGCTGCGGCAGATGATCGACCAGTCCGAATCCGGCGACGAGCGCAAGCGCCTGGAGCACCGCAAGCTCGATGCGCTGGTCGGCTACTGCGAGTCCATGCGCTGCCGGCGGCAGGTGCTGCTGGCCAACTTCGGCGAGGACTACGCCGGCAACGGCCCGGGCGAGCCCTGTGGCAACTGCGACAACTGCCTGCACCCGGCCGAGTCCTGGGACGCGACCGTCGCGGCGCAGAAGGCGCTGTCCTGCGTGTACCGCAGCGGTCAGCGTTTCGGCGCCGCGCACCTGATCGACATCCTGCGCGGCTCCGACTCGGAAAAGATCCGCCAGTTCGGCCACGACGCGCTCAGCACCCATGGCATCGGCGCCGACCTCGACGCGCGCAGCTGGCGCGGCGTGTTCCGGCAGTTGGTCGCCGCCGGCCTGCTGGAGGTCGACAGTGCGGGCTTCGGCGGCCTGCGACTCACCGCCGACAGCCGGGATGTACTGCAGGGCAAGCGCCAAGTGCTGCTGCGCAAGGAGGCGCCGCGCAGCCGCGGCAGCGAACGGCGCGACCGCCCCGCGGCGGTGGAAGTGGCGCGCGCCGACCAGCCGCTGTTCGACGCGCTGCGCGCGCTGCGTACGCGGCTGTCACGCGAACAGGGCGTGCCGCCCTATGTGATCTTCCACGACGCCACCCTGCGCGAGATCGCGCGCCTGCGCCCGCGCACGCCCGGTGACCTCGCGCTGATCGGCGGCATCGGCGCGGGCAAGATCGAGCGCTACGGCGACGAGGTGCTCGACGCGGTCGCCGAGGTCGAGGCGGCCTGAGCCGACTGGCGCGGGCTGCGGCGTGATTCAGCCCGAAACGGTGCGGTCCGTATTCGGGCCTCGCAAACCTCGAGGGATCCTGCACGCCGCTAGGCGGCATCCAGCAGGTGGTAGCCGCTGCCGGCCAGGCAGCGGGTCAAGGCATCGTCAAGCGTCGGCAGGCTGCAGGCCCGCTGGCTGCCAAGGGCGCTGTAGCGCGGCCTGCGCGCCGCCAGTGCCAAGTACCCGGAGGTGCAGGGGCGGAGGCTGGAGGTGTCGGTACGGACAACAGCGGCTGCACGTCGTGCCAGATCAGCCCAGGTGAGCGCGTGCCCGTTGCTGAGGTGCCAGATGCCGGCCTCGCCGTCCACCAGCAGGTCCAGGCAGGCGTGGACCAGGTCGGGGACGTACGTCGGCGAAATGGTCTGGTCGCTCGCCGCGTTGAAAGGCAGGCCGGCTCGGAGGGCGCGCAGCGCGGAGGTGATGAAGTTGTGGCCATCCCACGGGCCGAAGAAGGCGCTGGTGCGGACAACCAGCGCTTCGGGATGCCGCTCCAGCACCAGCCGCTCCGCACGCGCCTTGCTCAGCCCGTACACATTCAGCGGTGCGACCTGCGCATCCTCCATGTAGGGCTCGCGGCGCGCGCCATCGAATACCAGGTCGGTGGAGAAGGTGAGCAGCGCGATGCCGGCGCGCGCGCATTCGGCCGCCAGGTGGCCAGGACCGTCGGTGTTCTCGCGATAGCAGCGCGCCGCATCGGCTTCGGCGTCGTCCACCCGCACGTAGCCGGCGGCGTTCACCAGCGCCCACGGCAGATGGTCCTCGAGAACGCGGCGCACTGCGGTTGGATCGGCGATATCGAGCTGCGCGCGGTCCAGCAACCGATAGTCCAGGCCGCGCTCCACGCAGATCCGCGCGAACGCGCGCCCGAGCGTGCCGGTGGCGCCGGTGATCAGGATCGGGGCCCGGGCCTCGCCTACGGCTGGACGCTCGGGAAAACGCTGTGCCAGCGTTACCGGGGGATGCAACAGCCGCGACGGGCGCCGCCACCAGCCCGCGCCCGACAACACAGGGTGTTGCGGCATCACACCCGTCGCCAGCTGCGTCGCCAGCCGTGCGATCGCGGTCGGACGCAGGGTGTCGCCGCGAACCTCGAACGCGCCGGGTTCGTAGTGTTCGCTGCAGCGCGTCAGCAGGCAGTCCCAGTCACGGCTGCCGAGCAGCGCCCAGACCGTGACCGCTTGCACATCAATGCCCGCATGCCGCGCCTGACAGGCCGCAATCCACGTCTCCGCGAGCCAGCGCAGCTGGTCCTCGCGCGGCGCGTGCAGGTGCACTTCGGTCACTGCGAGCGGCAGACCGTAGCGCGCCCAAGCTTCCTGCAACAGCGGACCAATGCCGCCGGTCGGCGCGGCCAACACGCGCACGGCCTCGACGTCGGCGTACCGGTCGCGTCCGTTCCCCCCGTGCGTGGGCGGCGGGTAGCGTTCCACGCGCTCGTCCAGGAAGCGCTCGCTGGTGACGTAATGGTTGACGCCGATGATGTCCGGAGGGCATCTGTTGGCGGCAAACCAGAGGATGTCCGCGGGGTCGGCGTGGCAGCAGTCGAGGAGCCAGCTCCACAACGCATGCGACGCATCCACGCGACCGCACAGCAGGTCCCAGGCCAACCAGCGCAGTTCGTTGTTGAACTTGGCCTGGTAGACGAGCCGCGGCGTGGACCAGGTGCGGCCCAGGTCGTCGGTCTGCACCAAGCGTGCGCCCGGCTGCACCTCGCGGATCGCCGCCATCGCCAGCACCGTGGCGCGGCACTGCGCATGCAGCGCGCGCCAGAATGTCTCGCTGTCGCAGCCATGCGGATACCAGTGTCCGTAAAGGCCACTGAAACGCGCCGTGGTCAGCGGCTCGTTGACCGGCGTGTAATCCGTCACCCACGGATAACGTGCCGCCACCGCGCCGGCATATGCGGCCAGCTTGCCTGCAAAGCAGGGTGAAACCAGGCTGGTGTGGCGCGGGCCGCTGCCGTGGTGCAGCAGGCCGACGATGGGTTCCATGCCGAGCTGGTGAATCCTGCGCAACTGCTGGTCGGCCCATGTCCAGTCGGCCGTTGCCAGCCCATCGGGCGCCACCTGCTCCCACAGCACTGGCTGTCGCACCGCGCGCAACCCGAGCTTGGCAAAGGCGACGAGATCGGACGTGCGGTCCAAGTGGCCACTGCGTTCAAGCTGGCTGAACCAGCGATCACCCACGCGATTTATAGTGCACTCCACGCCGCCCCACAGGGCCGGCAACGACCCATCGCGCACGGCGACTGCGTGGTTGCGCTTCATCGCTTCAGGCGCCCTGGCTGGATTCGGACTGCAGCAGCGCGCCAGTCGTCGCCTCCGACGCTGCGGAGCGATAGTCAAGCTTGGCCAGAACGTACTCGGCCGCCTTCAGGGCCGCGCCCACGCACTGGTCCATGTTGTAGTAGCGGTACTGCGCCAGCCGGCCGACGAACGTAGTGCCTGCTTCATCCTGCGCAAGCGCCTCGTAACGTTTAAACAGGCGCTCGTTTTCGGGGCGCGGTACCGGGTAATACGGCTCGCCATCGCCCTGCGGGTACTCGCGCACGATCGACGTGCCCGAATGCGTCTGCCCGGTCAGGTGCCGGAACTCGGTGATGCGCGTATAAGCATGGTCGTTGGGATAGTTCACCGTGCCCACCGCCTGGTACTGCGTGGTACCGGCCAGATGCTGATGCTCGAAACGGAGCGAGCGGTATGGCAGCGGACCGTAGCAATGGTCGAAGTACGCATCGACAGGCCCGGTGTACACCACGTGCCTCGCCGCCAGGCGGTCGCGCTGCTGGAAGTAGTCGACGCCGACCTCGACGATGATTCCGGGGTGATCGAGCAGGCGCTTGAACATCGCCGTGTAGCCGTCGCGCGGCATCGACTGGTAGCGGTCGGTGAAGTAGCGGTCGTCGTGGTTCGTCCGCGCCGGCACGCGCGCGGCAACGGATGCGGACAGCTCCGACGGATCCAATCCCCACTGCTTGCGGGTATAGCCTTGGAAAAACTTGGCGTACAGGTCACGCCCTACCGCAACCAGCACCACGTCCTCGCTGGTGGCGATGGTTTCTCGGGGTTCGCGAACGTGGTCATAGAACGCCTGGATCGTGTTTTCGTCCAGGGACATCCCGTACAGCCGGTTCACTGTGTCGATATTGATCGGCAGCGGCACCAGCTGGCCATCCACGCTGGCCAGCACGCGGTGCTCGTAGGGGCGCCACTCGGTGAACTGCGAGAGGTAATCGAAGATGCGCGCGCTGTTGGTGTGGAAGATGTGTGGGCCATAGGGGTGAACGAGCACGCCATGGGCGTCCATGCGATCGTGCGCGTTGCCTCCGACATGATCGCGCTTGTCGATCACCAGCACCTGCAGGCCTTCGTCGGCCAGTTGCCTGGCCACCACGGCACCCGAAAAGCCGGCGCCTACCACCAGCACATCGGTTGTCACGCTGCACCCGCCGACGCGCTGACGCGTACCGGCAGCACGGCGTCGAGCAATTCACCACGCATCGACGCCACCGTCGCATCCCATGACGCGTCCATCGCCCGCGCGATGCCTTGGCGAAGCAGCAGCGGATCCGGCGCGTGCGCTGCCTGCGCCGCAGCATCCAGAAAGTCCGCCGCCGTATGACCCACGGCCACAACCGGGGTGAAGTTGCGCACCACGTCGGCAATCGCGGTGGACACCACCGGCTTGCCGGCCGCCATGTACTCGAGCGTCTTGGTCGGGTTGATGAAGCGCGTCGCGTCGTTGAGCGCAAACGGCATCAGGCACACGTCGAACCCTTTTACGAGGGCTGGCAGCGCCATGTAGTCCTGCTGACCCAGCCAGTGGATGTTCGCGAGGTCTGGCAATTCGGAACGCTCCACCTTGGCAAGCGGCCCGGCCATCACGACCGACCCTTCCGGGAACTGCAGCGCCAGTGCTTCGATCAATCCGTAGTCCAGCCGCTCGTCAATCACGCCGATGTAGCCGAACACCGGTCCCGGCAGGCAAGCCACCGCCTCCGGCACCTCGGTCGACGCCAGCCGCGCGCGGCCGTAGTGGCCCACGTCCACGCCGCAGCCGTGGAAGTGCACCGTGGAGTGCAGGCGCGCCTTCGCTTCATAAAGCTGGTAGCCGCCGGTGAACACCACGTCGGCACGCGAAAGAAGGAAGCGCTCGCGTTCGGCGATGTCCGAGGGCGCAAAGCGGAAGTTCGCCAGCTCGTCCATGCAGTCGTATACCGTGCCACGCGTCCCGAGCTGCCCCAGTAGCACCGGCGCGCTCATAGGCGAGTAGAACCACTGCACCGCATCGTTGAAACGCCCGGCAAGCAGCGGATGGCTGCGCAGCGCCTGCTCGATGAGCGGCAGCAGCAGCGCCCACTGGCCGTCGACGTCGGCCGGCGCACCCTGCGGCAGGCGCGGCACCAGTCGAACCACGTTGGCGAACGGCTCGGACAGATCGAGCGAGGCTGGCCCATCGCCAGAGAGAGGATCTTCGATGAACAGCACCGGATGTTGCGCGGCGAGGCGGGTGAACAGCTGTTGTGGCCGTTGCCACACGAAATCCCAGCGCAGGTGGCAATGGACAATCAAGGGGAAACGCCGGTCGTCCGAAGTCGTCATCTGTCGATCGCGCGATGCGCATTGCGCATGCGTTCTCCGGCTGCTCGTGTGCGCGTGCGAGAGCAGGGTATTTGGCTCCTCCTGCATGTCGATCGCGCTGCTGCGCGATCCATCGAATTCACTTGCCATGTCAACTCCAACTGAGTGGGTACGTGGATTTTTCGCCTGACGCGTCGACGGGAAAGTGAAGATCTGCTGAGAGAAAGTTCAGGTCGATGACTATTCCTGAAGAGACCCTGTTCATCTCTGGACAACGCCTGTTTGAAATTGGATTCGAGATCTCCCGATTGCAGCGGGCGCCGTGGATGCAGGCGCTTCGCGCATAAAAGCTGCGCGTAAAGTGGAAGACGAATTCAGCTTTGTTTTTCATGGGTGCATCACTGTGCGCCGTCTAGCTTCTGGCCTCCGCACCATTGGCGCATTCTCGCGACGAAGGCGGTCCAGACGGAGAGATCACGATGTTCATGCACAACAAGCGGCTTCAGTACACAGTCCGCGTGGAGAAAGGCGATCCCATCCTTGCCACGCTGATGCTGGAACAGTTCGGCGGGCCCCAGGGCGAATTGGCAGCGGCGATGCGCTATTTCACCCAGGCACTCGCCGAAGATGACGCCGGGCGCAAGGACATGCTGTACGACATCGCGACCGAGGAATTGAGCCACCTCGAGATCATCGGCTCCATCATCGCCATGCTCAACAAGGGCGCCAAAGGCGAGTTGGCCGAGGGCGTGGATGAAATGGCCGAGATGCGCGTGCTGACCGGCAACAGTACGAGCCAGACCGAAGCGATCCTGTATGGCAACGGCCCTGCTCTGGTTAACAGCAGCGGCGTGCCCTGGACTGCCGCGTACATCGACAGCATCGGCGATCCCACCGCCGACCTGCGGTCCAACATCGCCGCGGAGTCACGCGCGAAGCTGGTGTACGAACGCCTGATCAATGTCACCGACGATCCGGGCATCAAGGATGCGCTGACTTTCCTCATGACGCGCGAAGTGGCGCACCAGAAATCGTTCGAGAAGGCGCTGTACGCGATCACCCCGAACTTCCCGCCGGGCAAGCTGCCGGGCGATCCGGCCTTCACTGACGTTTACTTCGACATGTCGCAAGGCGTAGGCGACGAACTCGGCCCGTGGAACAGCGGCGAGATGTGGGAGCGGGTGGAAGACCGCGATGCACAGGCGGCGGTGGACGGCGGCGACGGCAGCGCGAGCGTCGGCGTGACCAAGAAACAGCAGGCAACGCTGGACAAGCTTGCGGCGCGCACGCTGTCGGACCCGTCCGCGGACCCGATTACCGGCGCAGACCTTGGAGCCGGCCCGGGTGCGGGTGCGACGTCGGGCAAGAAGCTCTGAAGCACGCCACCCGCCCTCGATCACCGGAACCACTCCATGCAGGCACTCACCTACCAGGGCTCGCGCGACGTGCGCGTCGAGACCATGCCCGATCCCGTGCTTGTCGCCGCGGACGACATCATCCTGCGCGTCACCGCCACCGCGATCTGCGGCTCCGACCTGCACATCTACCGCGGCAAGATCCCGACGATGGAAGACGGCGACATCCTCGGACATGAGTTCATGGGCATCGTGGAAGACGCCGGTGCCGGCGTGACCCGCGTCAAGGTGGGCGACCGCGTGGTAATCCCGTTCGTGATCGCCTGCGGTCAGTGCTTCCACTGCATGCTCGACGAGTTCGCGGCGTGCGAGACCACCAACACCGGGCGCGGCGCCATCATGAATGCCAAGGGCATCAAGCCGCCGGCGGCGCTGTTCGGCTACAGCCGCCTGTATGGCGGCGTGCCTGGCGGCCAGGCCCAACTGGTGCGCGTGCCCAACGCCAACGTGGGGCCGCTGGTGGTGCCGGACGTGCTGGCCGACGAGCAGGTGCTGTTCCTGTCGGACATCCTGCCCACCGGTTACCAGGCGGCGCTGAACGCCGGCGTGGTGCCGGGTACGTCGCTGGCAATCTTTGGCGCTGGCCCGGTGGGACTGATGACCGCAGCCTGCGCGCGCATGCTCGGCGCCGAATCCGTGTTCATGGTGGACGACAACGCGCACCGCCTGGAGTTCGCCCGCGCGACCTACGGGATCCTTCCCATCAACTTCTCGAAGGTGGACGACCCGGCCGAAGCGATCGTGGAGGCGACCCTTGGCCGCGGCGTGGACGCCAGCGTCGAGGCCGTGGGCTTCGAAGCCAAGGGCAGTACGACTGAAACCGTGCTCACCACGTTGAAGCTGGAGGGCTCCAGCGGCAAGGCGATCCGCCAGTGCATCGCCGCGACGCGGCGGGGCGGCACCGTGAGCGTACCGGGCGTATACGCCGGCTTCATCCACGGTTTCCTATTCGGCGACGCGTTCGACAAAGGGCTTACCTTCAAGATGGGCCAGACCCATGTGCAGCGGTACATGCCCGAGCTGTTGGAGGCGATCGGCGAGGGACGACTGGCACCCGAGGTGATCATTTCGCATCGCATGAAGCTGGCCGACGCGGCACAGGGCTACAAGATGTTCGATGCCCAAGAAGATGACTGCAGGAAGGTGGTGCTGACGCCCTGACGTGCGCGCGAAAGTTCACGCCGGGTGTACCTCTGCCCCGCGATTTTTTCACCTGGTGCTTCTGCCCCGCTGCGTAGATTCGACAATTCCCCCTACCGAGGTATGTCCCCATGGCTGTCAAAACGATGGAAGAACTGTTTGTCCATGAGCTTTCGGACATTTACAGCGCCGAAAAGCAGATGAGCAAAGCCCTGCCACGGCTGGCGAAGAACTCCCAGTCGGAGAAGCTTGTGGCTGCCTTCGAGA
This Luteimonas sp. MC1572 DNA region includes the following protein-coding sequences:
- a CDS encoding glycosyltransferase; the encoded protein is MASEFDGSRSSAIDMQEEPNTLLSHAHTSSRRTHAQCASRDRQMTTSDDRRFPLIVHCHLRWDFVWQRPQQLFTRLAAQHPVLFIEDPLSGDGPASLDLSEPFANVVRLVPRLPQGAPADVDGQWALLLPLIEQALRSHPLLAGRFNDAVQWFYSPMSAPVLLGQLGTRGTVYDCMDELANFRFAPSDIAERERFLLSRADVVFTGGYQLYEAKARLHSTVHFHGCGVDVGHYGRARLASTEVPEAVACLPGPVFGYIGVIDERLDYGLIEALALQFPEGSVVMAGPLAKVERSELPDLANIHWLGQQDYMALPALVKGFDVCLMPFALNDATRFINPTKTLEYMAAGKPVVSTAIADVVRNFTPVVAVGHTAADFLDAAAQAAHAPDPLLLRQGIARAMDASWDATVASMRGELLDAVLPVRVSASAGAA
- a CDS encoding manganese catalase family protein, whose amino-acid sequence is MFMHNKRLQYTVRVEKGDPILATLMLEQFGGPQGELAAAMRYFTQALAEDDAGRKDMLYDIATEELSHLEIIGSIIAMLNKGAKGELAEGVDEMAEMRVLTGNSTSQTEAILYGNGPALVNSSGVPWTAAYIDSIGDPTADLRSNIAAESRAKLVYERLINVTDDPGIKDALTFLMTREVAHQKSFEKALYAITPNFPPGKLPGDPAFTDVYFDMSQGVGDELGPWNSGEMWERVEDRDAQAAVDGGDGSASVGVTKKQQATLDKLAARTLSDPSADPITGADLGAGPGAGATSGKKL
- a CDS encoding zinc-dependent alcohol dehydrogenase; its protein translation is MQALTYQGSRDVRVETMPDPVLVAADDIILRVTATAICGSDLHIYRGKIPTMEDGDILGHEFMGIVEDAGAGVTRVKVGDRVVIPFVIACGQCFHCMLDEFAACETTNTGRGAIMNAKGIKPPAALFGYSRLYGGVPGGQAQLVRVPNANVGPLVVPDVLADEQVLFLSDILPTGYQAALNAGVVPGTSLAIFGAGPVGLMTAACARMLGAESVFMVDDNAHRLEFARATYGILPINFSKVDDPAEAIVEATLGRGVDASVEAVGFEAKGSTTETVLTTLKLEGSSGKAIRQCIAATRRGGTVSVPGVYAGFIHGFLFGDAFDKGLTFKMGQTHVQRYMPELLEAIGEGRLAPEVIISHRMKLADAAQGYKMFDAQEDDCRKVVLTP